In a genomic window of Methanoregula sp. UBA64:
- a CDS encoding Nif3-like dinuclear metal center hexameric protein produces MHVRDFAAEMETLAPPSLAEEFDCGRIGLIVEGAPEIRTVCCALDATPRVVRAALAGKAEMLVVHHTPIWTPLTALVGPTASLMRDILTGHLNVYAMHTNFDHAPCGVNDALAELLGLSGCRPMTLGLVGACTLSREEIAARLGAPLRIWGECVAPQELAVVGGSGFDPVLMKEACDLGADAFLSAELKHSVARAAPLPCLESTHYALEAPAMKRLAAQKGWQYIDDPPKVSIIP; encoded by the coding sequence TGCCGAGGAGTTCGATTGCGGGAGGATTGGCCTTATTGTCGAGGGAGCGCCGGAGATCCGTACGGTATGCTGTGCGCTCGATGCCACGCCCCGGGTGGTCCGGGCAGCACTTGCCGGAAAAGCCGAGATGCTCGTGGTCCATCACACCCCCATCTGGACGCCGCTTACCGCGCTTGTCGGCCCCACCGCCTCGCTCATGCGCGATATCCTTACCGGGCACCTCAACGTGTATGCAATGCACACGAACTTCGACCATGCCCCGTGCGGTGTCAACGATGCGCTCGCGGAACTGCTTGGTCTCTCCGGCTGCCGGCCCATGACCCTTGGCCTTGTCGGGGCATGCACCCTTTCCCGGGAAGAGATCGCGGCACGGCTGGGCGCCCCCCTCAGGATCTGGGGAGAGTGCGTCGCGCCTCAGGAACTCGCGGTAGTTGGCGGGAGCGGGTTTGACCCGGTACTGATGAAGGAGGCATGCGATCTCGGCGCCGATGCGTTTCTCTCGGCAGAGCTCAAGCATTCGGTTGCCCGTGCGGCACCGCTTCCCTGCCTCGAATCCACGCATTATGCGCTCGAAGCCCCGGCCATGAAACGCCTTGCTGCGCAGAAAGGCTGGCAGTATATCGACGACCCGCCAAAAGTCAGCATCATCCCATGA